Proteins from a genomic interval of Zingiber officinale cultivar Zhangliang chromosome 2A, Zo_v1.1, whole genome shotgun sequence:
- the LOC122041272 gene encoding pentatricopeptide repeat-containing protein At5g15300-like: protein MIRKSGDKRRQPAVWRRCRTLRSLKQMHALMVVRGFLSDASSLGELLFSSSVSVAGAVTYALQLFDQIPHPDLFMWNTVIRGASHWTPSAAISLFSRMERAGVRPDNITFPFLLRACTKLSESFLGSQFHAKITKSGLESDSFVRNALINMHASCGDLAAASALFDGPARHDVVAWSAMIAGYARRGELSVARQLFEEMPSKDLISCNIMITAYAKQGEMAMARQLFDQVPVKDVVSWNAMIAGYVHCSEHRRALEVFEQMHLAGEQPDEVTMLSLLSSCADAGVMDVGRRIHGSLMEMCSRGRISIRLSNALIDLYAKCGSIERAIEIFVGMREKDLSTWNSIIGGLAVHGHFRDSINIFENMIGMKLRPDEITFVGVLVACSHGGMVEEGKRYFYLMQNKYGIEPNVKHYGCMVDLLGRAGLLEEAFEFIDHMKIEPNRIIWRALLGSCRIHGNVRLAERANEELLRMRNHASGDYVLLSNVYASRGEWRRAEQVRKLMDDRGVIKEIGSTLLDTDGKEIFNFMPKRKPGLRIDVAV, encoded by the coding sequence ATGATACGGAAATCCGGCGACAAGCGGCGACAGCCGGCGGTATGGCGGCGATGCCGCACTCTCCGCTCCCTGAAGCAAATGCACGCCCTTATGGTCGTCCGTGGCTTCCTCTCAGATGCCTCCTCCCTCGGCGAGCTGCTCTTCTCGTCGTCTGTGTCCGTCGCGGGCGCCGTGACCTACGCCCTCCAGTTGTTCGATCAGATCCCCCACCCGGACCTCTTCATGTGGAACACCGTCATACGCGGCGCTTCCCACTGGACGCCCTCGGCCGCCATATCCCTCTTCTCCCGCATGGAGAGGGCCGGCGTGAGGCCCGATAATATCACTTTCCCTTTCCTACTCCGCGCCTGCACCAAGCTCTCCGAGAGCTTCCTGGGCTCCCAATTTCATGCCAAGATCACAAAATCCGGTCTCGAGTCTGATTCCTTCGTCAGGAACGCCCTGATCAACATGCACGCCAGTTGCGGCGACTTGGCGGCAGCGTCTGCGCTCTTCGATGGACCTGCGCGACACGACGTCGTCGCATGGTCCGCGATGATCGCGGGATACGCGAGAAGAGGTGAGCTGAGCGTTGCAAGGCAGTTGTTTGAGGAGATGCCCTCCAAGGATTTGATCTCCTGCAATATTATGATCACTGCGTATGCTAAACAGGGGGAGATGGCTATGGCCCGGCAGTTGTTCGATCAAGTTCCTGTGAAGGATGTTGTGTCGTGGAATGCGATGATTGCCGGCTACGTGCACTGCAGCGAGCACAGGCGAGCACTGGAGGTGTTTGAACAAATGCATCTTGCTGGAGAGCAGCCTGATGAGGTTACCATGCTGAGCTTGCTGTCTTCCTGTGCTGATGCTGGTGTTATGGATGTCGGTAGGAGGATACATGGTTCCCTGATGGAAATGTGTTCCAGAGGCAGGATTTCGATACGCCTCAGCAATGCTCTGATAGACCTGTATGCAAAGTGCGGGAGCATTGAAAGAGCCATAGAGATCTTTGTTGGCATGAGGGAAAAGGATCTGTCCACTTGGAACTCGATCATCGGAGGGCTAGCTGTGCATGGACATTTTCGAGATTCAATCAATATATTCGAGAACATGATTGGAATGAAATTGAGACCAGATGAGATCACTTTTGTGGGTGTCTTGGTTGCTTGTAGTCATGGTGGGATGGTCGAAGAGGGAAAAAGATACTTCTATCTTATGCAGAATAAGTACGGGATCGAGCCAAATGTTAAGCATTACGGTTGTATGGTAGACCTACTTGGGCGTGCAGGGTTACTGGAAGAAGCATTTGAATTTATAGATCATATGAAAATTGAGCCGAACCGAATAATATGGAGGGCACTGCTTGGATCTTGCAGGATTCATGGCAATGTCAGGTTGGCTGAGAGAGCTAATGAAGAATTGCTGAGGATGAGGAATCATGCTAGCGGTGATTATGTGTTGCTATCCAATGTTTATGCTTCAAGAGGAGAGTGGCGTCGAGCAGAGCAGGTGAGAAAGTTAATGGATGATAGAGGTGTCATCAAGGAGATTGGTTCTACTCTGTTAGATACTGATGGCAAAGAGATTTTTAATTTCATGCCAAAGAGGAAGCCTGGTTTAAGGATCGATGTGGCTGTTTAG
- the LOC122043719 gene encoding 2-hydroxy-palmitic acid dioxygenase MPO1-like, producing the protein MATMSQCQRQRLPCFSLVAKDLLDLEKHFEFYGAYHSNPANVVIHSLFIWPIFYTSLILCHFTTPIFFLPAWLGGEVLALDLGFVFVVMLGLFYVSMDRKAGSLAAVLCILCWIGSGCLASQLGFSLAWKEVSYSYARMLDRI; encoded by the exons ATGGCCACAATGTCTCAATGCCAAAGGCAGAGGCTGCCTTGTTTCTCACTGGTGGCCAAAGATCTGTTGGATTTGGAGAAACATTTTGAATTCTATGGAGCATACCACAGCAACCCAGCAAATGTTGTAATCCACAGCCTCTTCATCTGGCCGATCTTCTACACCTCTCTTATCCTCTGCCATTTCACCACTCCAATCTTCTTCCTCCCTGCCTGGCTTGGAGGGGAGGTCCTGGCTCTCGACCTTGGGTTTGTCTTTGTGGTgatgcttggacttttctatgtGTCGATGGACCGGAAAGCTGGATCCCTTGCTGCTGTTCTTTGCATCCTCTGCTGGATTGGTAGCGGCTGCCTTGCGAGCCAGCTTGGTTTTTCTCTTGCCTGGAAG GAAGTTTCATATTCATATGCTCGCATGCTCGATCGCATTTGA